In Mycolicibacterium alvei, a single window of DNA contains:
- a CDS encoding SDR family oxidoreductase, whose protein sequence is MKAREVFAGGVAVITGAGAGIGAGLARHASRLGMTVVLVDINADAIAGLKDEIVAAGGMATDVVCDVRDADAVQALADDVYRDLGPVRLLVNNAGIEQFGYLWDTPVDNWQRVVDINISGVFHGIKAFLPKMMATDAPAWVWNLSSIGGVAVVPLQAPYIMSKHAVLALTECLHLEVQSAGHDHHVHVQAVLPGAVVSDIFESAGGVQSGDAAAAEGQRAAMLDIKAEAMDPLAAAEVVFEQAADGRFYLLTQPDYVGSAMAERARVLSNQDAPRLRTERRFDPAQT, encoded by the coding sequence GTGAAAGCCCGAGAGGTCTTCGCCGGCGGAGTCGCCGTCATCACGGGTGCCGGCGCCGGGATCGGTGCCGGCCTCGCGCGACATGCCAGCCGGTTGGGTATGACGGTGGTGCTGGTCGACATCAACGCCGACGCCATCGCGGGCCTGAAAGACGAGATTGTGGCCGCCGGCGGGATGGCGACCGACGTGGTGTGCGATGTGCGCGACGCCGATGCCGTGCAGGCACTGGCGGACGACGTCTACCGCGACCTCGGTCCCGTACGCCTGTTGGTGAACAACGCAGGCATCGAGCAGTTCGGATATCTGTGGGACACCCCGGTCGACAACTGGCAACGTGTCGTCGACATCAACATCAGCGGAGTGTTCCACGGCATCAAGGCATTCCTGCCGAAGATGATGGCCACCGACGCACCAGCCTGGGTATGGAACCTGTCCTCGATCGGTGGTGTGGCCGTCGTCCCGTTGCAGGCGCCCTACATCATGAGCAAGCATGCCGTTCTGGCCCTGACCGAATGTCTGCATCTGGAAGTGCAATCCGCCGGCCATGACCACCATGTGCACGTGCAGGCGGTGCTACCAGGTGCCGTGGTGTCCGACATCTTCGAGTCGGCTGGCGGGGTCCAGTCCGGCGATGCCGCTGCGGCCGAAGGACAACGCGCCGCCATGCTCGACATCAAGGCCGAGGCGATGGATCCGCTGGCCGCAGCCGAGGTGGTATTCGAACAGGCCGCCGATGGCCGGTTCTATCTGCTCACCCAACCCGATTACGTCGGCTCGGCGATGGCCGAGCGGGCCCGGGTGTTGAGCAACCAGGACGCTCCCCGGTTACGGACCGAGCGCCGTTTCGACCCGGCACAGACCTGA
- a CDS encoding aldehyde dehydrogenase family protein, whose product MTVPTFEHDRLFIDGSWTTPSGSGRGDVVEVVDPATEAVIGHVPNGDAADVDAAVAAARRAFDPLITVTERRDRVQRVIAAMEKRLPDIADLITAEMGAPVRIAQTVQTQVPLAVAKGFADVLETFEFEERIGNSLVLREPYGVVGAITPWNYPLYQVVAKVLPAIAAGCPVVLKPSNEAPLSVFAFVEACEEAGLPPGTINLVSGPGRVIGERLASHPDVDFVSFTGSTGVGARVGELTGQSIKKVALELGGKSANVILDGADLSTAVKVGVGNAFLNGGQTCMAWTRMLVPQSRYDEALDLIESAVARYTVGDPREPATRIGPSASRSQFDTVRGFIERAQRDGARLLTGGAEPIRDVGYFVAPTVFADVDPDSELGQEEVFGPVLAVIPFTDSDDALRIANGTPYGLSGAVWAATDEDAIAFARQVQTGQLDINGGAYNPTAPFGGYKKSGIGRELGRFGFEEYLQTKSLQLKERA is encoded by the coding sequence ATGACAGTGCCCACTTTCGAACACGACAGACTGTTCATCGACGGCAGCTGGACCACCCCCTCCGGGAGCGGCCGCGGTGACGTTGTCGAAGTCGTCGATCCCGCGACCGAAGCCGTGATCGGCCACGTACCCAACGGCGACGCCGCCGATGTCGACGCCGCGGTGGCCGCGGCCCGGCGGGCGTTCGACCCGCTCATCACCGTTACCGAACGCCGGGATCGGGTGCAGCGGGTCATCGCCGCTATGGAGAAGCGCCTACCCGACATCGCCGATCTCATCACCGCCGAGATGGGTGCCCCCGTGCGCATCGCGCAGACGGTACAGACGCAGGTGCCGCTGGCAGTGGCCAAGGGCTTCGCCGATGTGCTGGAGACCTTCGAGTTCGAAGAGCGCATCGGCAATTCGCTGGTCCTGAGGGAGCCCTACGGCGTCGTCGGCGCCATCACGCCGTGGAATTACCCGCTCTACCAGGTGGTCGCCAAGGTGCTACCGGCCATCGCCGCGGGATGTCCCGTCGTCCTCAAACCCAGTAACGAAGCCCCTCTTTCGGTGTTCGCCTTCGTCGAAGCCTGCGAAGAGGCGGGCCTGCCACCGGGGACCATCAATCTCGTCTCGGGCCCCGGTCGGGTGATCGGCGAACGTCTCGCCTCGCATCCCGACGTCGACTTCGTCTCGTTCACCGGGTCCACCGGTGTGGGTGCGCGCGTCGGAGAATTGACCGGCCAGTCGATCAAGAAGGTTGCCCTCGAGCTCGGCGGCAAGTCGGCCAATGTGATCCTCGACGGCGCCGATCTGTCCACCGCGGTCAAGGTCGGAGTGGGCAATGCCTTCCTCAACGGCGGGCAGACCTGCATGGCCTGGACCAGGATGCTGGTGCCGCAGAGCCGCTACGACGAAGCGCTGGACCTGATCGAATCCGCCGTCGCCCGCTACACCGTGGGTGATCCGCGCGAACCGGCGACCCGGATCGGACCGTCGGCGTCGCGGTCGCAGTTCGACACCGTTCGTGGTTTCATCGAGCGCGCCCAGCGCGACGGTGCTCGGCTCCTGACCGGCGGCGCGGAGCCGATCCGCGACGTCGGGTACTTCGTGGCACCAACCGTTTTCGCCGATGTGGATCCCGACTCCGAACTCGGCCAGGAAGAAGTGTTCGGTCCCGTGCTCGCGGTGATCCCCTTCACCGACTCCGACGATGCACTGCGCATCGCCAACGGCACCCCCTATGGGCTGTCGGGCGCGGTGTGGGCCGCCACCGACGAAGACGCCATCGCCTTCGCCCGTCAGGTGCAGACCGGCCAGCTCGACATCAACGGCGGCGCCTACAACCCCACCGCCCCGTTCGGCGGGTACAAGAAGTCCGGGATCGGTCGCGAACTGGGGCGGTTCGGCTTCGAGGAATACCTGCAGACGAAGTCCCTTCAGCTCAAGGAGCGTGCGTGA
- a CDS encoding acyl-CoA synthetase has translation MHSDDLAAVMARARSHSLADIPRRSARKQPDKTAIIDGDVVLSFAEFDHLVDRAAAALHENGLLPGDRVALLSRNCWQYAVLAFATARAGVVLVPINFMLMPEEISYILGHSQAAGFIVEADLIPVAEQAMSLGTAVRTKAALVPSGQSRPGDWPDFAEWLTTTADVPDCRIDDDQLLRVMYTSGTESRPKGVMHSSRSLMWQYISTIVAGSMSGDDVEIHSLPLYHCAQLDNFLATDIYLGATSIILPRPDPELVLRTIERHGVTNYFAPPTVWISLLRSPVFDEVDLSSLRKGYYGASPMPTEILHEMRRRLPNLRLWNFYGQTEMAPLACALGPAEQDAHAGAAGRPVVNVETVILDDNDVPVTPGTVGEIAHRSPHLMLGYLDDEDKTAQAFAGGWFHSGDLGFYDEHGLLHVVDRKKDMIKTGGENVASREVEEVLYRHSGIEEAAVFGVAHPIWVEAVVAAVVTRAGTTVTEDEVLRHCRDHLAGFKTPKQIFFVDSLPKNPSGKLLKRDLRQRFSLESTSN, from the coding sequence ATGCATTCCGACGACCTTGCCGCCGTCATGGCCCGGGCTCGCAGCCACAGCCTCGCAGATATCCCCCGCCGGTCGGCGCGTAAGCAACCTGACAAGACAGCCATCATCGACGGCGACGTCGTCTTGAGTTTCGCCGAGTTCGATCATCTGGTGGACCGCGCCGCGGCCGCGTTGCACGAGAACGGGTTACTTCCCGGTGACCGAGTGGCGTTGTTGTCGCGCAACTGCTGGCAGTACGCGGTGTTGGCCTTCGCCACCGCCCGCGCCGGCGTGGTGCTGGTGCCGATCAATTTCATGCTGATGCCAGAGGAGATCTCGTACATCCTCGGCCACAGCCAGGCCGCCGGGTTCATCGTCGAGGCCGACCTGATCCCGGTGGCCGAACAGGCCATGTCCCTCGGGACGGCAGTTCGGACGAAGGCAGCACTCGTACCCTCCGGCCAGTCCCGTCCAGGCGACTGGCCTGATTTCGCCGAATGGCTCACCACCACCGCGGACGTTCCCGATTGCCGGATCGACGACGATCAGCTGCTGCGGGTCATGTACACCAGCGGCACCGAATCCCGGCCCAAGGGCGTGATGCACAGCAGCCGCAGCTTGATGTGGCAGTACATCAGCACCATCGTGGCCGGCTCGATGTCCGGCGACGACGTCGAAATCCACTCCCTGCCGCTGTATCACTGCGCGCAGTTGGACAACTTCCTGGCTACCGACATCTACCTGGGTGCCACCAGCATCATCCTGCCTCGGCCGGATCCGGAGCTGGTGCTGCGGACGATCGAGCGCCACGGCGTCACCAATTACTTTGCGCCACCGACAGTGTGGATCAGCCTGCTGCGGAGTCCGGTGTTCGACGAGGTAGACCTGTCCAGCCTGCGCAAGGGGTATTACGGCGCCTCGCCGATGCCCACCGAGATCCTGCACGAGATGCGCAGGCGTCTGCCCAATCTGCGCCTGTGGAACTTCTACGGCCAGACCGAGATGGCCCCACTGGCCTGCGCCCTGGGTCCTGCCGAGCAGGATGCCCACGCGGGGGCGGCCGGCCGGCCCGTGGTCAACGTCGAAACGGTGATCCTCGACGACAACGACGTGCCGGTTACGCCCGGCACCGTCGGTGAAATCGCCCACCGCAGCCCGCATCTGATGCTGGGCTACCTCGACGATGAGGACAAGACGGCCCAGGCCTTCGCCGGCGGCTGGTTCCATTCCGGCGACCTTGGCTTCTATGACGAGCACGGCCTGCTACACGTGGTCGACCGCAAGAAGGACATGATCAAAACCGGCGGCGAGAATGTCGCCAGTCGCGAGGTCGAAGAAGTTCTATACCGCCACAGCGGGATTGAAGAGGCCGCAGTCTTCGGGGTGGCGCACCCGATCTGGGTGGAAGCCGTCGTCGCCGCGGTGGTGACTCGCGCCGGTACCACCGTGACCGAAGACGAGGTGCTACGTCACTGCCGTGACCATCTCGCCGGGTTCAAGACCCCCAAACAGATCTTCTTTGTCGATTCCCTCCCCAAGAACCCCAGCGGCAAACTGCTCAAACGCGATCTGCGACAGCGGTTCAGCCTCGAATCCACCAGCAACTGA
- a CDS encoding crotonase/enoyl-CoA hydratase family protein, translating to MTSPLDVHTDGPVQVWTISLPDVGNAITGKDVIAAFEDHVDAVNADNTVGAVILTGAGKIFSAGGNVKEMADRRGMFGLEAIDQRRAYIDGIQRIPRALGRLEVPLIAAVNGAAIGAGCDLAMMCDIRIASERASFAESFVQLGLIPGDGGTWFLPRAIGYARAAELTFTGERIDAATALEWGLVSRVVPHEDLLNEARALADRIAVNPPHALRMAKRLLQESTTGSLESTLSMAAAMQPLAHHDAEHQRRIAKWRTS from the coding sequence GTGACCTCACCGCTCGACGTCCACACCGACGGACCGGTGCAAGTCTGGACGATCAGCCTGCCCGACGTCGGCAATGCCATCACCGGCAAGGACGTCATCGCCGCATTCGAGGACCACGTGGATGCGGTCAACGCCGACAACACCGTCGGTGCGGTCATCCTCACCGGGGCGGGCAAGATCTTCTCGGCAGGCGGCAACGTCAAGGAGATGGCCGACCGCCGGGGCATGTTCGGCTTGGAGGCCATCGACCAGCGACGGGCCTACATCGATGGGATCCAACGGATCCCACGTGCCCTGGGTCGGCTCGAAGTCCCTCTGATCGCTGCAGTCAACGGCGCCGCCATCGGCGCCGGGTGCGATCTGGCGATGATGTGCGACATCAGGATTGCCTCCGAGCGCGCATCCTTCGCCGAGAGCTTCGTGCAGCTCGGCCTCATCCCGGGCGATGGCGGCACCTGGTTCCTGCCGCGCGCCATCGGCTACGCCCGCGCCGCCGAACTGACCTTTACCGGAGAACGGATCGACGCGGCAACGGCGTTGGAGTGGGGACTCGTCAGCCGAGTGGTACCCCACGAAGACCTCCTGAATGAAGCACGGGCACTGGCAGACCGGATCGCAGTCAACCCGCCGCACGCGCTGCGGATGGCCAAGCGCCTGTTGCAGGAATCGACGACCGGATCCCTGGAATCCACGCTCTCCATGGCAGCGGCGATGCAACCGCTGGCCCACCACGACGCCGAGCACCAACGCCGCATCGCGAAGTGGCGGACATCGTGA
- a CDS encoding acyl-CoA dehydrogenase family protein — protein sequence MTGAHLDQLRREVRGFLADQLAAGAFKPSVDAWLCGWDENFTASLAKQGWLGMTVPVHYGGHGRSFQERFVVTEELLAAGAPVAAHWIADRQIVPSLLKYGTEEQKSEFLPRIVRGECFFGIGMSEPDSGSDLASVRTRAVRVDGGWSITGTKVWTSGAHRAHAFIVLARTEPVDPSHRHAGLSQFIVDLRAPGVQVRPIISMNGGHHFNEVVLDEVFVPDAMVFGEIGRGWTQVTSELSFERSGPERFLSTFPLLTRHVEHLAAQGESPDEQVGRLVARVAGLHHMSTAVAGALERGENPDVPAAVVKVLGTTVEGDIADYADRQTGDDVARDAEWVRLVATAVDQRPGFTLRGGTNEVLRGVIARGLGMR from the coding sequence GTGACCGGCGCACACCTGGACCAGTTACGCCGGGAAGTCCGTGGCTTCCTGGCCGACCAGCTGGCCGCCGGTGCATTCAAGCCTTCCGTCGATGCCTGGCTGTGCGGATGGGACGAGAATTTCACCGCATCCCTGGCGAAGCAGGGCTGGCTGGGCATGACCGTTCCCGTGCACTACGGCGGTCATGGCCGCTCGTTTCAGGAACGGTTCGTGGTGACCGAAGAACTGCTGGCCGCGGGCGCCCCGGTTGCCGCCCACTGGATCGCCGATCGCCAGATCGTGCCGTCGCTCCTGAAATACGGTACGGAAGAGCAGAAGTCAGAGTTCCTACCTCGCATCGTGCGTGGTGAGTGTTTCTTCGGAATCGGGATGAGCGAACCGGATTCCGGCTCGGATCTGGCGAGCGTCCGCACCCGTGCGGTACGGGTCGATGGCGGGTGGTCGATCACCGGTACCAAGGTGTGGACCTCGGGGGCGCACCGCGCTCATGCCTTCATCGTGCTGGCCCGCACCGAACCGGTCGATCCGTCGCACCGGCATGCCGGGTTGAGCCAGTTCATCGTCGACCTGCGCGCCCCGGGCGTGCAGGTCCGCCCGATCATCTCGATGAACGGCGGCCATCACTTCAACGAGGTCGTGCTCGACGAGGTGTTTGTTCCCGATGCCATGGTCTTCGGCGAGATCGGCCGCGGCTGGACCCAGGTCACCTCAGAACTGAGCTTCGAGCGGAGCGGACCGGAACGATTCCTGTCGACCTTCCCGCTCCTGACGCGGCATGTCGAACACCTTGCCGCGCAGGGCGAATCACCAGATGAACAGGTGGGGCGTCTGGTGGCGCGAGTCGCCGGACTGCATCACATGTCAACCGCGGTGGCCGGCGCCCTGGAGCGCGGTGAGAATCCCGATGTTCCGGCAGCGGTCGTCAAGGTCCTCGGCACCACGGTCGAAGGCGACATCGCCGACTACGCAGACCGGCAGACCGGAGATGACGTCGCCAGGGACGCTGAGTGGGTGCGTCTGGTCGCCACCGCGGTGGACCAGCGCCCCGGCTTCACGTTGCGCGGCGGAACCAACGAAGTACTGCGCGGTGTCATCGCGCGGGGATTGGGTATGCGATGA
- a CDS encoding acyl-CoA dehydrogenase family protein has product MNTGELAPSTRSTVDPDLATMIDNVFGYRQTAPTGGSGERVEYDRELWQRLDSLGLVRLTGAEESGGSGAGWLEAAELLRAAVRHGVRIPLAEHDLLACWLLETLGRPVDDAVRTVYVAPRSGESTTPVPWAADAERVVVLWPAGDEYRLTELDTAELSLAVGTNLIGEPRDTISVDTAGVTGHPVPTGLVDQLGRKSAMVRAIQVCAALDRAVALSIEHVASRVQFGRPLAKFQAIQNLISDAAAESALARAATEAALHIAIETDWQSAQLDFQIATARSCSGHAASVVTRNAHQVHGAIGTTHEHRLHEYTRAALAWRSEFGSVRFWDDQVAAAAVAAGGQQLWSLIAGP; this is encoded by the coding sequence ATGAACACCGGCGAACTCGCCCCGAGCACGCGGTCCACCGTGGACCCCGATCTGGCGACCATGATCGACAACGTCTTCGGATACCGCCAGACCGCACCCACCGGAGGCTCCGGCGAACGCGTCGAGTACGACCGCGAACTGTGGCAGCGGCTCGACTCCCTCGGACTGGTCCGCCTGACCGGCGCCGAGGAATCCGGTGGCAGCGGTGCGGGTTGGCTCGAGGCTGCCGAGTTGCTCAGGGCCGCAGTCCGTCACGGTGTCCGCATCCCACTGGCCGAACACGACTTACTGGCCTGTTGGCTGTTGGAGACCCTTGGCCGACCCGTCGATGACGCCGTGCGAACGGTGTATGTGGCGCCACGCAGCGGCGAATCCACGACGCCTGTGCCCTGGGCCGCTGACGCGGAACGGGTCGTCGTGCTCTGGCCTGCCGGCGACGAATACCGGCTCACCGAGCTCGACACCGCGGAACTGTCGCTGGCCGTCGGTACCAACCTGATCGGCGAGCCGCGGGACACCATCAGCGTCGATACCGCAGGAGTCACCGGCCATCCGGTGCCCACCGGACTGGTCGACCAGCTCGGCCGCAAATCGGCGATGGTACGGGCGATCCAGGTGTGCGCGGCGCTCGATCGTGCTGTGGCACTGTCCATCGAACACGTGGCGTCACGGGTGCAGTTCGGGCGCCCGCTGGCGAAGTTCCAGGCGATTCAGAACCTGATCTCGGATGCGGCTGCAGAGTCGGCGCTGGCGCGAGCCGCCACCGAGGCTGCGCTGCACATTGCCATCGAAACGGACTGGCAGTCAGCTCAACTGGACTTCCAGATCGCGACCGCGCGATCCTGCTCTGGGCATGCCGCCTCGGTCGTGACCCGCAACGCGCACCAGGTGCACGGCGCGATCGGCACCACCCACGAGCATCGTTTGCACGAGTACACCCGCGCAGCTCTGGCCTGGCGCTCGGAATTCGGCTCGGTGCGCTTCTGGGACGATCAAGTTGCGGCGGCGGCCGTTGCGGCAGGCGGACAACAGCTCTGGTCGTTGATCGCTGGCCCATAG
- a CDS encoding polyketide cyclase, translating into MSNQIALPDVQEFISGFWYHYDQGHFDEVGARLADEMEYLSRSDSGACPFEHLLAAELHGKAETLAWLIEHRNENPYPCRHHATNVFRTGVDGAVTNVRFYLFVNQITNNVPFAVSSGVVDAGIRQSEDGLVFTSLNVVLDAEDSIPLAEHTAKAAAAGAQSA; encoded by the coding sequence ATGAGCAACCAGATCGCCCTGCCCGACGTCCAAGAGTTCATCTCCGGTTTCTGGTACCACTACGACCAGGGCCACTTCGATGAAGTGGGCGCCCGCCTCGCCGACGAGATGGAGTACCTGAGCCGCTCAGACTCCGGTGCCTGCCCGTTCGAGCACCTGCTGGCTGCAGAACTGCACGGTAAGGCCGAGACCTTGGCCTGGCTCATCGAGCACCGCAACGAGAACCCGTACCCGTGCCGTCATCACGCGACCAACGTGTTCCGGACTGGAGTCGACGGCGCGGTCACCAACGTCCGCTTCTATCTGTTCGTCAACCAGATCACCAACAACGTTCCGTTCGCGGTGTCCAGCGGAGTCGTCGATGCCGGGATCCGGCAGTCGGAAGACGGTCTGGTGTTCACCTCGCTGAATGTCGTGCTCGACGCCGAGGACTCGATCCCGCTCGCCGAGCACACCGCCAAGGCCGCGGCCGCCGGCGCCCAATCCGCGTGA
- a CDS encoding zinc-binding dehydrogenase, translated as MQPESQANTSRTGRIARFDEPGKPFQIETVTLPDVGPGEILIKVLRTNICGSDVHAWHGTFATRGLGGQLPTVLGHEMVGAIEVLGNAVTTDSNGKPLTEGTRVVFPYFYCCHSCRNCLAGRRNACFNLKMAMLGRADEPPYFVGGYGDYYLLPAGAVVYTVPDTLSDDIAAGANCALSQVMYGLERVDLQLGEHVVVQGAGALGLYAVAVAKARGAANVIAIDGVPERLELATAFGADAVIDLNEVATPKDRAKAVRKLTDGQGADVVVEVVGHPSAIDEGLQMLAQFGRYVEIGNINIGKTFAFDPSRFVFTNKTMVGVSLYDPAVLSRALTFLDRHQHHLPFERLAAASYSLDDINEAFSAADGKRDVRASIAP; from the coding sequence GTGCAACCCGAATCTCAGGCCAACACCTCTCGAACTGGACGCATCGCGCGCTTCGACGAGCCCGGCAAACCATTTCAGATCGAAACGGTCACCCTGCCTGACGTCGGGCCGGGGGAAATTCTGATCAAGGTCCTGCGGACGAACATCTGCGGTTCAGATGTCCATGCCTGGCATGGCACGTTCGCCACCCGCGGATTGGGGGGACAGCTACCCACCGTCTTGGGTCACGAGATGGTCGGTGCCATCGAGGTGCTAGGAAACGCAGTGACCACCGACTCCAACGGCAAACCGTTGACCGAAGGCACTCGGGTGGTGTTCCCGTACTTCTACTGCTGCCACAGCTGCCGCAACTGCCTCGCCGGGCGACGCAACGCCTGCTTCAACCTGAAAATGGCGATGTTGGGCCGCGCCGACGAGCCACCCTATTTCGTCGGCGGATACGGCGACTATTACCTACTCCCTGCCGGTGCAGTCGTCTACACCGTTCCCGACACTCTGAGCGACGACATCGCTGCGGGCGCGAACTGCGCGCTGTCACAGGTCATGTATGGACTTGAACGCGTCGACCTGCAGCTCGGTGAGCACGTCGTGGTTCAGGGAGCCGGCGCACTCGGTCTCTACGCGGTGGCCGTGGCCAAGGCGCGCGGGGCAGCCAACGTGATCGCCATCGACGGCGTGCCCGAAAGGCTGGAACTGGCAACCGCATTCGGGGCCGACGCGGTGATCGACCTCAACGAGGTCGCCACGCCCAAGGACCGTGCCAAAGCAGTACGCAAGTTGACCGACGGCCAGGGCGCCGACGTGGTGGTCGAGGTTGTCGGACACCCGTCGGCCATCGACGAGGGTCTCCAGATGCTCGCCCAGTTCGGCCGCTACGTAGAGATCGGCAACATCAACATCGGCAAGACCTTCGCGTTCGACCCGTCACGGTTCGTCTTCACCAACAAGACAATGGTCGGAGTCTCCCTGTATGACCCGGCAGTCCTGTCCCGCGCCTTGACATTCCTCGACCGCCATCAACACCACCTGCCGTTCGAGCGACTCGCCGCGGCCTCGTACTCACTCGACGACATCAACGAAGCGTTCAGCGCAGCTGACGGCAAGCGCGACGTCCGCGCCAGCATCGCACCATAA
- a CDS encoding flavin-containing monooxygenase: MTATTESSPLADRAPDPEVLRAHLLEADPGVLVAVLAQMTGDPAVIDRYASKIDHVPDPPERAGSTDPQTAEMLADEIIAALGRPRPAGALPVDDREFFARLLPIALGGPVDDEHVDLLLEQGGFRPSHPTLPRTTPIPSSTNVAIIGAGIAGIAVALAAAEEGVQFEIFDRNDEVGGTWLTTTYPGIGVDTPSAYYSLSREVNPDWSNYYPQGAEYQAYLVSLADKHDLRRHIRFGTEVEALWWDEERAQWEIHSRSADGTQSIDHATVVVTAAGYLNRPRFPEIKGSDTFAGTSIHSAQWDPSLDLTGKKIAVIGAGCTAVQIVDACVDEVENLTVFQRQPHWVAPRKRPSDEVPEHRRYLGRVLPFYSMWHRLKSYWGTADNNYPIILQDPEWSKTHLSISPVNDVLLQMCLGYIDRMFGAGTELARKVTPDFAPYGKRIIRDPGGYYAALTRDHVDVEASEPARVNESGIVTADGRQIDLDVIIYATGYHLDFLSTIDIRGRDGKTLVQEWGDSPRAYRGGAVAGFPNLFITSAPNYSPGHGAGANFSMEVLAHYIVECLQLMALRGASTMEVTQRAYDEYVAGIDEAMQRTVWCHTPNAHTYYRSGSGRVVVATPFRLVDIWQQHRAPIEEDFVLR; encoded by the coding sequence ATGACCGCTACCACTGAATCCTCGCCGCTCGCGGATCGCGCCCCGGACCCTGAGGTCTTGCGCGCCCATCTCCTGGAGGCGGACCCTGGTGTCCTGGTCGCGGTGTTGGCGCAGATGACGGGTGATCCGGCGGTCATCGATCGGTATGCATCCAAGATCGATCACGTTCCCGATCCGCCCGAGCGGGCCGGATCGACCGATCCCCAGACGGCCGAGATGCTGGCGGACGAAATCATTGCCGCGCTCGGTCGGCCGCGACCGGCTGGTGCGCTGCCGGTAGACGATCGCGAGTTCTTCGCCCGTCTGCTGCCGATTGCGCTGGGCGGTCCCGTCGACGACGAACACGTCGACCTGCTGTTGGAGCAAGGCGGATTCCGCCCATCTCATCCGACGTTGCCGCGAACCACGCCGATTCCCTCTTCCACGAACGTGGCGATCATCGGTGCCGGTATTGCAGGTATCGCGGTCGCGCTGGCCGCTGCGGAGGAGGGCGTGCAGTTCGAGATCTTCGACCGCAACGACGAAGTCGGCGGCACCTGGCTGACCACCACCTACCCGGGCATCGGCGTGGATACTCCCTCGGCGTACTACTCCCTGTCGCGCGAGGTGAACCCGGACTGGTCGAACTACTACCCGCAGGGCGCGGAATACCAGGCCTACCTTGTTTCGCTGGCCGACAAGCACGATCTGCGCCGCCACATCCGGTTCGGCACCGAGGTCGAAGCCTTGTGGTGGGACGAGGAGCGGGCGCAGTGGGAGATCCACTCCCGCTCTGCCGATGGCACCCAGAGCATCGACCATGCCACTGTCGTCGTCACCGCAGCCGGCTACTTGAACCGTCCCCGATTCCCGGAGATCAAAGGTTCAGATACCTTCGCTGGAACAAGTATCCACTCGGCGCAATGGGACCCGTCACTGGATCTGACGGGTAAGAAGATCGCGGTGATCGGTGCCGGTTGCACTGCGGTGCAGATTGTCGACGCCTGCGTCGACGAGGTCGAGAACCTGACCGTCTTCCAACGCCAACCGCACTGGGTTGCCCCCCGAAAGCGGCCTTCCGACGAGGTGCCCGAACACCGTCGCTATCTGGGGCGTGTATTGCCGTTCTATTCGATGTGGCACCGGCTCAAGTCGTACTGGGGTACCGCCGACAACAACTACCCCATCATCCTGCAGGACCCCGAATGGTCCAAGACGCACCTGTCGATTTCACCAGTCAACGATGTGCTTCTGCAGATGTGCCTGGGCTACATCGACCGGATGTTCGGTGCCGGAACAGAACTGGCGCGGAAGGTGACGCCGGATTTCGCCCCGTACGGCAAGCGGATCATCCGCGACCCAGGGGGCTACTACGCCGCGTTGACCCGCGACCACGTCGACGTCGAAGCCAGTGAACCCGCTCGGGTCAACGAGAGCGGCATTGTCACCGCCGACGGCCGTCAGATTGACCTCGATGTCATCATCTACGCCACCGGTTACCACTTGGATTTCCTGTCCACCATCGATATTCGCGGCCGCGACGGCAAGACTCTGGTCCAGGAATGGGGCGACAGCCCGCGTGCCTATCGAGGAGGTGCCGTCGCGGGGTTCCCGAATCTGTTCATCACCTCGGCGCCGAACTACAGCCCGGGCCATGGTGCAGGCGCCAATTTCTCGATGGAAGTGTTGGCGCATTACATCGTGGAGTGCCTGCAACTGATGGCTTTGCGCGGGGCGTCGACGATGGAGGTCACCCAACGTGCATACGACGAGTACGTCGCAGGGATAGACGAGGCGATGCAGCGCACGGTCTGGTGCCATACGCCCAACGCTCACACCTACTACCGCTCAGGGTCGGGCCGGGTTGTGGTGGCCACACCGTTCCGACTGGTGGATATCTGGCAGCAACACCGAGCCCCAATCGAAGAGGATTTCGTCCTCCGATGA